TAACCTGAAAGCCAAAGTGATCACGTGGAATGCTTGGATGTACCCTTAATTACAGTTGTGAGTTAAAACCCAGTGTATATTCTTGtaacatacatttatatattGTGCATAACAACCTTTGAAACGCCTTGTTTTAAGTAATAGACTTGACTTTGTTTAAGAAATATAGgaatatatgaatatatatataaatatataatatacaaatatatatgtatacacacacacacaattgttggCTAGAGTATGAGACGTTGAAAAGGTGATGGTGACCTTGTGTATTGGTCAGATCTCCCTAATTTGAATCTGTTGTGTGTACACTTGTTTGACGATACCCGTCCTGAACTCCGCCTTAAATCAAACAGAAGTCACTGCCTCCCTCGACTGACAAACCCCAACAAATCCGCTTCATCCTCCaccttttgtttctctctttttccttctcctgACACTACTACTGTGCAGTGTTGTGGTGAGGTTGACACTGCCTCTGATGTCTGTGCCTTCCTGCTTGCCATAGGCGGTGTTGATCTTTCTTAAGCTCAGGGGATTTACTCTACTGTTTCAGTGTCAAGCCTTTACCCCAAAACATTTCAAACGAAAAACCTATCACATTTTGTTATattttatacagtatactgtattatatCTTTTTATTTATGTCTTTGTAAAGTTTCAGCAGTATTGAAAATTGAATGAATGTTAGTACGGTACTAAAGAGCAACTCAACCAatggatttttgtttttgtttgataaGCTAAACAAATCAAAAGAAGAAATGTAGAGAAGTCTGGCTGGTGCTGGTTGGCTTTAGACTGAAGTGACTTGTAATTATGTGGTTACCTTTTTGACAGAACAATGGATTGCCATCAAATACAAAGCCCTGCAGTGATTTTCTGTGATTTTCTTGTCTCTGTGCCAGAAAAGTTGTGTTTTGAATGAAAGGGAGAAAGGACATGATAGTACAGAGGAGCGCTGAATGTCAAGTTGCAGTGTTGCACCTGTTTTAGGCTCCTGCCAACCCCACGGTCATTTTTTACTTTCTCAACTCTTACTGTTGTCATGGAGCTGAGCCCATGATCTCTACTGCAGCCTGCCTGGCCTGAGTGGCTACTGTTTGGCTGCTGCTGCCAAGAGTCAGTGGCCACAGCTTCAGATTGCTACTGCTGGGATGGCTTACGGATcccaggagagaaaaaaatggaggTAGAACGTACTCAGAGGTCATGGGTCTCATTCTCCACATTTAATTTGTCTATGACAAATGGGAATGCaacgtgtatgtttttttttttgttctgagcTAAATGATATTGTGATTGAGTAATGGCCTTCCCCTGCGTCTGCATTAGTGTTGCTGTAGTAAAACATTGATATTATTCACAAACGGAAGTGTGAATGTCTGCCTGTTCAGTGTTacgatacattttttaaaaagtagtaCAGGGAGCACTTTCCAGTGTTCAATACCATGTGAATAAACTTATGTGAATTTTACAGTATAACACACATTTACAATGGCTATTTAATTACACTACTTGCATGTCAAAGGATATGTACGTGACTTCGAAAGGCAGCACTACTGCGAAAGTCAGTGCAAGGTTCAAGCAACATCAAGTGCTTTTTGTCTGTGGTTGCTCTATAGCTGGACAAGAATGTAATGTTAAGTTCAATACTTTTGTTATTCATATCAGGAAGTGAAACACATATTAGTATAGATTCCTTTTAGAGTGCTTTTTTCTTGAAGTTGATGACTGGCTCATAGATAATGAAAACACAAAACGATATATATTACGGAGGGTGTTTAGAACCAAAAATGTCAGGTCTCTGAAAAGTACTGTATATTCATTTCTATGTTAAATGATTGATCCTCCTCATACATGAGTAACTGCATTGGTCTGGCGCAGCATGGAGATCATCAGTCAGTGTGCATTGAGCCCAGgatgctttaaaggtgcactgtataagatggtggccagagtaggtattgcaactatgctgttgaTTGAAATTGTTCTGTCTACTGCCACATTGGATCTTATGAATACTTACTACATAATTAACTAGTTCCTACTTGCTGTCAGAATCATGGAATCAATGTAAATTCTTGAAGTAATGTTTCAAAATCTTTGTCTTTATGTACATGTTTAAAAACAGTTACCagtaacacaaatacacaccaaaGACAGCAAAAATATGCAGTAGTCAAAAGTTTGGCGCCACCACACTTTCCCCCCCATTTTCAGACAAGTGTATTCCATATCATTCCGCAAGTGTATTCCATATCATTCCGTTTGTGTTGTCATTCTTTTAAATGAATGCATACAAGAAAAATAATTAACGTGacattggaaaaagtaactgggATGAATTTATATACGTTACAATAAATTACATTTAGTATTTTTTTATGCACAGAatagaccagtgattttcaaagtggggaccgggggccgcgagggggtgctagggggggcacggcaggttggcaggaaaaatatagcaaaacaaaatgaattattgaataaactgaataactaatgtaaaccaaaataaacctaAACAATATCCCCATTAggtaagtaagtaggcctacagcattacAATACAGGTTATCTATCACATATCTGAACATTACatctattattgttattaatgggGGATAGCCTCACAGACCTAGACagttgtaaaagaaaaaaatagtatGGCACGGACCCACATAAAGGGGGCCTTCGCCGGAATCTACCGGTATACGGGGGGCCTTGACAtgctaaagtttgggaacccctgaataGACCAAATGTGTCCTTAACTTTTTCCAAATCAAAATTTAGACACCTATgtcattaataatagccagttgcagTTATACAGTTCTTGAGTGTGATGCTGTCCAGAATATCCTCCCACCCCCAATGAGCTCTATGGGCCCCTATATGCAAAAGCGGATGCCCGATCCTGTCAATCCATACATCGGTAGATGTAGTTACATGTATCATTTGACAGAGGACACTACGCTTTCCAAAGATGTATGGCACTTGCGTTTACACCAAACACGGCCGAGACAACACAATAATATTGAATATGAATTGATAACAGGATattaggttcattctgatggctagaaattcTTGCAGCcactttgacttgactttgtagacgaggtgacaacacaacaaatgtcatacacctaccctTGGAAAGGTGAGAAGCAGAGCTTTCCAGTGGTTCCATGCATTCTCttataaaccaaagaaatgtctgttgAAAAAAAGGAgtaaaggccctgccgtggccatccggtagggcactcgcctgcccatgcggctgacccgggttcgattctcgacccgggttcgattctcggcccgggtcctttgccgacccctccccatctctctccccatttgcttcctgtctacctctcatactgtcctgtccataatgaagtctaaaaagacaaaagaaaaaaggaTTAAAACCGTATTCCTCATAATGTGTGAGGTTGGTTAGATAAGATTAGACTTTTTTTCACCATGGGCTATTAGGCACTTAATAATGTCATTTTATTTGAAGCGCCTTTCATAATACCAAAGGACACTTTGTACACTTTGTTTTCAAGCAATTTAATAGAGGTCTACAACTTGAATTGCAACAAATAATTTGAAACATTAGAGTGACCCCAAACTTTTCAACAGTACTGAACATTtccattcacacgcacacaaaaacaaaaaacgtatCATGTGCTTCCATTTACAATGGGCAAACACGGGCCAGACACTGAGGGATTCCCCAATTGTTTTCCGTTGTCATTGCGTTGTGCTGGGGCAGGGTGTCATCACCAGTATCAGTAGGAGCCGATATTCCACCTGGGTCAAATTCAAGTGAGAAGCACGCCTACATTTATTATTGTGAGAATTATTGCAACTCCATTAAAGAATGTGAGTATAGCAATCCTACATGGATCTCTAAATTCTTCTAGTGTCATGATGCATTTTACCTGAATATGCTTCTCTCACATCAAAGTTATGAAGTCAGCACCATGACATCTTCCTCTTCACTATCGGATATTACAATCGGATCGGATACAACATCCCCTGAAACACACGCAAAAAACACTCAGTATAATTCGTAATTAGTTATcaaattattatcaatttatCGCATTTGTTTGTACCTTTCTGTTTTGTTCTTTTGTCGGctgttttttcttccatttctccTTCTTCCTCAACATCCTCTTCGAGCCCCCAGGAGTTGTTGCCACCTTCCCCAATGGTCCCAAGACCCGCTCCATGCACCACTGGGGAATTATCCCCTTGACTATTTGGATATTAAGGACATCAATGTGGGAGAAagtgatgcacacacaaacgtcaGACTTCAAGTAAACTACATAGTATTTTTGTCTTAATCTGAATGGAATTTCTGGTTTCTTTACAACACTCATCCAATGGCACCATTGATGCAGGCATCTCTTTCGAAAACTTTATATTTCAGATTTCTTTGAGGAAAGGATACATGTCGGGAGCGATCTTTGTCTTGTTGATTATTTCACAGGCTGTTTCGTGAATATCCATTTTTTCAACTGGAGCTTCTTTTAACTTCTGTGCAGCAATATGCTCTTTAGGTAACGATTCTCCAAAGCCGAACTTTCCATCCTCTTTCCTACAATTATCAAAGCAACATTTTAATCAAAATCAGTAAACAATCACTATCATTAATCAAGTTAATCAAGATCATCATCAAGATTATCATTACAACATACCTAAACATATACACACCTGGCTCTCTTGTCATTTTCAAGGGCTTTCTGGATGAGCTCTGTAATCTCAGACACCTTCACACTGGCAATGTCACTGCACCGCGTCACCTGGCATGGATGAGGACACAAAAACATTACCCTTTAACTGTTCACTTGTCGTTTGTTCACATGGATGTGAAATGTCTGTTCTACCAATATCTCCACACCTGTTTCTTGAGCAGCATGATTCCTCCACTTGACTGAATGAAGCAGAGCTCTCTGTGCTTGTTCATGGCGATAACCAGCAGCCCCTCCATCAACTTCTCCTCAATATTAGTGGGATCTACCAGCAGATAGGAACTACAACAGAAGGAGTCAACATTTCATTAACACTTTTGCCATTTGTGAGCTTGAAATGCATCGAATCCAGAATAATGAGTAGGTGATGGAGCAGGACAACTGACCACTAATGTAAAACTCATCTCTTAAGGTTAGAGTGGATCCTGCAGATATACTACCTATCTGCACGTGGCTAGAATTGTAATGACTTGGTATAGACTTACCCTTGCTGAAAAAAGGCAAAGCTGATAGTGATGGGCATATGATAAATGCTCAGTGGAACAAGGTCTCTCTCTTCGGCTGTGtgctacacacatacaaataaacacacacatggagagattTAATCATACAATCTAACAAGATTGTTCTCCtattcttgattcttgattcgTCCTCTAAATCTCTCCCTGGTACCACTCACCACAATGAACTCTTGGCCCTGGATGCTGACCTCTGGCCGTCTGAAGTGGGAAAGGGATGTGATTGCTGCTACGCTTACCGCATCCATAATGTTGCCGTCATGATTCAATACATGAACATCCACATTAATCCTCCACACCTGCAAAGAGTGACAGGTGCAGTTTATATACACCAAGAGTAAACAATGCTAAATGTTAAAATCAGCATCTGTTGTAATTCTACACCAACACTTTTTTACTTCTCGTTCGAACTGATACCTTTTCTCCCGAGATGATGCACAATGACTCCATGTCAAAGCACTTTGAAGTTTGTAAACA
This genomic interval from Engraulis encrasicolus isolate BLACKSEA-1 chromosome 16, IST_EnEncr_1.0, whole genome shotgun sequence contains the following:
- the exosc9 gene encoding exosome complex component RRP45; translation: MKDTPLSNCERQFLLKTIEERKRLDGRETYDYRNIKITFGVDYGFCMVDLGKTKVMSQVSCELATPKETRPSEGMLFTTVELSPMASPAFEANKQSELLVKLNRQLERCLQTSKCFDMESLCIISGEKVWRINVDVHVLNHDGNIMDAVSVAAITSLSHFRRPEVSIQGQEFIVHTAEERDLVPLSIYHMPITISFAFFQQGSYLLVDPTNIEEKLMEGLLVIAMNKHRELCFIQSSGGIMLLKKQVTRCSDIASVKVSEITELIQKALENDKRARKEDGKFGFGESLPKEHIAAQKLKEAPVEKMDIHETACEIINKTKIAPDIQGDNSPVVHGAGLGTIGEGGNNSWGLEEDVEEEGEMEEKTADKRTKQKGDVVSDPIVISDSEEEDVMVLTS